A window of Actinobacillus suis ATCC 33415 contains these coding sequences:
- the cobB gene encoding Sir2 family NAD+-dependent deacetylase: protein MNKNLPKVVVLTGAGISAESEIETFRASTGLWENHKVDDVATPEGFMRNPELVQRFYNARRARLFDADVQPNAAHLALAELEEKLGDNFLLVTQNVDNLHERAGSKRVVHMHGELLKVRCVRKGTVYDWQEDITDESLCQCCQPPQKLRPHIVWFGEMPLQMNCIEDALWECDYFISIGTSGNVYPAAGFVNIADRAGAVTVELNLEPSEKHSSFHYSHQGKATEIVPKFVRELLDKYV, encoded by the coding sequence ATGAATAAAAATTTACCGAAAGTGGTAGTTCTAACGGGAGCAGGGATTTCAGCGGAATCAGAGATTGAAACTTTCCGAGCTAGCACCGGATTATGGGAAAATCATAAAGTCGATGATGTTGCAACCCCTGAAGGATTTATGCGTAATCCTGAATTAGTACAACGTTTTTATAATGCACGCCGAGCAAGGTTATTTGATGCAGATGTGCAACCTAATGCAGCACATTTAGCTTTAGCAGAATTAGAAGAAAAGCTAGGCGATAATTTCTTATTAGTCACACAAAATGTGGATAATTTACACGAACGTGCGGGCAGTAAACGTGTTGTACATATGCACGGAGAACTGCTTAAAGTACGTTGTGTAAGAAAGGGAACGGTATATGACTGGCAAGAAGATATTACGGATGAGAGCCTGTGCCAATGCTGCCAGCCTCCTCAAAAATTGCGCCCACATATCGTTTGGTTTGGGGAAATGCCACTACAAATGAATTGTATTGAAGATGCTTTATGGGAATGTGATTACTTTATCTCGATTGGTACTTCCGGTAATGTTTATCCGGCAGCAGGCTTTGTGAATATTGCGGATCGAGCCGGTGCTGTGACGGTGGAGCTGAATTTAGAACCGAGTGAAAAACATTCCTCATTTCATTATAGCCATCAGGGAAAAGCAACTGAAATTGTGCCAAAGTTTGTGAGAGAATTATTGGATAAATATGTTTAA
- a CDS encoding 5' nucleotidase, NT5C type, with protein sequence MQKPILYIDMDNVLVDFKSGIEQLSDEVRQQYAGRLDEVPHIFSLMKPMNGAIEAVEQLKAHYDIYVLSTAPWENPTAWSDKLNWIKTYFGDVFYKRLILSHHKNLNVGEYLIDDRTANGAGYFKGTLLQLGQEYADWQAITDYLLSEARLYKNIEAKLAENLELMNRIWSLHSKDEKVFIYSNGERDLSAEQRKRPEHSAFNLSTFLQEKINCLRYEIHTQEGIVYCLINHKRYKTFKQIVNKWQKMYSREFIEYAKDNTSFLNSLSLFADFKKCSFIQLEKVEKCFVSYPTTGRGLEYKRKIDETIQGNLKNLKE encoded by the coding sequence ATGCAAAAACCGATTTTATATATTGATATGGATAATGTATTGGTTGATTTTAAATCAGGCATCGAACAATTATCTGATGAAGTTCGCCAACAATATGCAGGTCGATTAGATGAAGTACCACACATTTTTTCACTAATGAAACCAATGAATGGCGCAATAGAAGCCGTAGAACAATTAAAAGCGCATTATGATATTTACGTATTATCAACAGCACCTTGGGAAAATCCAACCGCTTGGTCAGATAAATTAAATTGGATTAAAACATATTTTGGCGATGTATTTTATAAACGTTTAATTCTAAGTCATCATAAAAATTTAAATGTAGGCGAGTATTTAATTGATGATCGCACTGCAAATGGTGCGGGCTATTTTAAAGGAACACTTTTGCAACTTGGTCAAGAATATGCAGATTGGCAGGCTATTACAGATTATTTATTGTCTGAAGCTAGATTATATAAAAATATCGAAGCTAAGTTAGCTGAAAATTTAGAATTAATGAATCGTATTTGGTCATTACACTCAAAAGACGAAAAAGTTTTTATTTACTCAAATGGAGAACGTGATTTATCCGCAGAACAACGTAAACGCCCTGAACATTCAGCATTCAATTTATCTACATTTTTACAAGAGAAAATAAATTGTTTGCGTTATGAAATTCATACTCAAGAAGGAATTGTTTATTGCTTAATTAATCATAAACGTTATAAAACATTTAAACAGATTGTAAATAAATGGCAAAAAATGTATTCACGAGAATTTATTGAATATGCTAAAGATAATACGTCATTTTTAAATTCATTAAGTTTATTTGCTGATTTTAAAAAATGTTCCTTTATTCAACTAGAAAAAGTAGAAAAATGTTTTGTGAGTTACCCTACTACTGGGCGAGGACTTGAGTATAAGCGTAAAATAGATGAGACTATTCAAGGTAATCTTAAAAATTTGAAGGAGTAA
- a CDS encoding AEC family transporter — protein MFLEALQFSISTTLPTILLMFAGILLRRKKYIDDHFCNMASKSLFNFAIPTLLFLNMQKGELNYAANIPLILTAIIGTLTIYLIAEWWAGKYIADKPFRAVFTQGTFRSNIAILGLALIMNAYGNAAMTAASIYVAVSVILFNTLAVITLTKAFNDGKPKLCKLFISILKNPLIIGLVLGLIFNELKLELPTPLLKTGQAIGGLTLPLALICTGASIDFKQLRKFKKGEGSTTNRLVLLSASIRLFAAPVFLFSLGKWVFDLSPMELGIVFLSTSAPTAAATYAMIRNYGGDAVSTANLIGITTVGSMFTSSLGLLILRQLGWV, from the coding sequence ATGTTCTTAGAAGCCCTTCAATTCAGTATTAGCACGACCTTGCCGACCATTTTATTAATGTTTGCCGGTATATTGTTGCGCCGCAAAAAATATATTGATGACCATTTCTGCAATATGGCATCGAAAAGCCTGTTTAATTTTGCAATTCCTACCTTGCTCTTTTTAAATATGCAAAAAGGCGAGCTGAATTATGCTGCGAATATTCCGCTGATTCTGACCGCGATTATCGGCACGCTGACAATCTACCTTATTGCCGAATGGTGGGCAGGGAAATATATTGCAGACAAGCCATTTCGTGCTGTTTTCACTCAAGGAACGTTTCGTAGCAACATTGCTATCCTTGGTTTGGCACTCATTATGAATGCCTATGGTAATGCGGCAATGACAGCTGCTTCGATTTACGTTGCGGTATCTGTAATTTTATTCAATACGTTAGCGGTTATCACACTAACTAAGGCATTTAATGACGGCAAACCTAAGCTCTGCAAATTATTTATTTCCATTTTGAAAAATCCGTTGATTATTGGTTTGGTACTTGGGCTTATCTTCAATGAACTCAAATTGGAATTACCGACGCCGTTACTGAAAACTGGGCAAGCTATTGGCGGACTAACGCTGCCATTGGCGCTTATTTGTACCGGCGCAAGTATTGATTTTAAACAGCTACGCAAATTTAAAAAGGGCGAAGGTAGTACAACTAACCGTTTAGTTTTGCTTTCTGCGAGCATTCGCTTATTTGCCGCCCCTGTTTTCCTATTTAGTTTAGGTAAATGGGTTTTCGACTTATCACCAATGGAGCTCGGTATCGTCTTTCTTAGCACCTCAGCACCGACTGCCGCCGCCACTTATGCAATGATTCGTAATTATGGCGGTGATGCTGTTTCTACGGCTAATTTAATTGGTATTACAACAGTCGGTTCAATGTTTACTTCTAGTTTGGGTTTGCTGATCTTACGCCAACTTGGCTGGGTGTAA
- a CDS encoding AAA family ATPase: protein MSSEYNLNPPTVSLFSEKLLLKILCEHNGFNHFFRSHGWSDDTLAYALGLNNEWDNQESISSVKLLLQKRYQEIKKCPFSVPSELEIAYQNINKLTQYIELNEVEKAIFTLVFHLKHEEIIENGFNFLGSVNITSAIGWISKLCSLDKSAVKLALAKNQKLKTYGLIEQSCHNTDLEGYLEWGDTLDFDEFLNEPLTEKSLLARCLIPAAEPHLTLADFEHIQSMQQIMLNYLRQAVDTHKKGVNILLHGLPGTGKTEFATLLGKLLQIDTYMLHFSDSDGETLNAKTRLNSCVLAQKLLTDRSSMLIFDEIEDVFSAGLFERSVAQSNKAWVNHFLENNNVPMIWISNDINSMDNAYLRRFDIIFEMPDLPYKQKEHLIRNLAGEQLSERYIQHFAKIPYLSPAILERTLKVVTSLEPNSQVAFAEQTRTLFNQTLQAQGFKKIEPLTESLQADYSLDFVSCKADIYKISKGLKQTKCGRICCYGVPGTGKTAWAKWLAQELEMQPLVLQGSDLLDMYVGGTEQKIAAAFERARNENMLLILDEVDSFLFTRQSGQRSWEHSQVNEMLTQIEKFEGLMVISTNLLDELDPAALRRFDLKLQFDYLKPQQSVALAKIQAAKFELNFTENVQQKIERLPMLTQGDFAAVARRHRFAPFENENEWIDALEDECRLKQGKVSRRIGF from the coding sequence ATGAGTAGCGAATATAATTTAAATCCACCAACTGTATCCCTTTTTTCTGAAAAACTTTTGCTTAAGATTTTATGTGAACATAATGGCTTTAATCACTTTTTTCGTTCCCATGGTTGGAGTGATGATACATTAGCTTATGCGTTAGGTTTGAATAATGAATGGGATAATCAAGAAAGTATTTCGAGTGTGAAATTACTGCTGCAAAAACGTTATCAAGAAATTAAAAAATGCCCTTTCTCCGTGCCGAGTGAGTTAGAAATTGCTTATCAAAATATTAATAAATTAACGCAATATATTGAGTTGAATGAGGTTGAAAAAGCGATTTTTACATTAGTTTTTCACTTAAAGCATGAAGAGATCATTGAAAACGGGTTTAATTTTTTAGGTTCGGTAAATATTACTTCTGCGATTGGCTGGATCAGTAAATTATGTTCACTAGATAAATCAGCGGTTAAATTAGCACTTGCAAAAAATCAAAAATTAAAAACTTATGGGTTAATTGAGCAATCTTGCCATAATACTGATCTTGAAGGTTATTTAGAATGGGGAGACACATTAGATTTTGATGAATTTCTTAATGAACCGTTAACGGAAAAAAGTCTATTAGCTCGTTGCTTAATTCCGGCGGCAGAGCCACATTTGACATTAGCTGATTTTGAACATATTCAATCCATGCAACAAATTATGCTGAATTATCTCCGACAAGCGGTAGATACGCATAAAAAAGGTGTAAATATTTTACTTCACGGCTTACCGGGAACGGGTAAAACAGAATTTGCAACTTTATTAGGTAAGTTACTTCAAATTGATACCTATATGCTACATTTCTCAGATAGCGATGGTGAAACGTTAAATGCGAAGACTCGTCTGAATAGCTGTGTATTGGCACAAAAATTGTTAACGGATCGTAGCAGTATGCTCATTTTTGATGAGATTGAAGATGTATTTTCAGCCGGTTTATTTGAACGTTCAGTTGCACAATCGAATAAAGCGTGGGTAAACCATTTTTTAGAAAATAATAATGTACCTATGATTTGGATTTCAAATGATATCAATAGTATGGACAACGCCTATTTACGCCGTTTTGATATTATTTTTGAAATGCCTGATTTACCTTATAAGCAGAAAGAACATTTAATTCGTAACTTAGCCGGAGAACAGTTATCTGAACGTTATATTCAGCATTTTGCGAAAATTCCATACTTATCTCCGGCAATATTAGAACGGACATTAAAAGTCGTTACCAGCCTTGAACCTAATAGTCAAGTAGCCTTTGCCGAACAGACCAGAACGCTATTTAATCAAACATTGCAGGCACAAGGTTTTAAGAAAATCGAACCGCTTACTGAAAGCCTACAAGCAGACTATTCTTTGGATTTCGTTTCGTGTAAAGCGGATATTTATAAAATCAGTAAAGGATTAAAACAAACAAAATGCGGACGAATTTGCTGTTATGGTGTACCGGGAACAGGTAAGACTGCATGGGCAAAATGGTTGGCACAAGAGCTTGAAATGCAGCCGCTTGTATTACAAGGATCTGATTTATTGGATATGTATGTAGGAGGAACGGAGCAAAAAATTGCAGCTGCTTTTGAACGAGCAAGAAATGAGAATATGTTACTGATTTTAGATGAGGTGGATAGTTTTCTGTTTACTCGACAAAGCGGACAACGTAGTTGGGAGCATAGCCAAGTCAATGAAATGCTCACACAAATTGAAAAATTTGAAGGTTTAATGGTGATTTCAACCAATTTGCTTGATGAGCTTGATCCGGCAGCACTTCGCCGTTTCGATTTAAAATTACAGTTTGATTACCTCAAACCGCAGCAAAGTGTTGCATTAGCTAAAATTCAAGCGGCTAAATTTGAATTGAATTTTACAGAAAATGTTCAGCAAAAAATTGAACGACTTCCTATGTTAACACAAGGTGATTTTGCTGCTGTGGCTCGCCGTCACCGTTTTGCTCCTTTTGAAAATGAGAATGAATGGATTGATGCATTGGAAGATGAATGTCGCCTTAAACAGGGAAAAGTATCTAGAAGAATTGGTTTTTAA
- a CDS encoding restriction endonuclease, whose amino-acid sequence MNFEEMNRWQKMGILESAIIDQLRKLGGKSSRKKLRSELRENLEAIPEEAFDERKIGKNGRPYCPLDIIIQFTLKNLEIAGFISFPERGQLALTERGIICDLNNVMDKEAQQRIHEYWTTNKGNRKKNRDVEELQNFNTPLNIESHIMPEKHIDEIGDDDEELEEGWEAVLRNRLAEMQPQKFELFCRKILEEIGFEMDEKLGVVASRDGGIDGYGYFRSNDLRTSRVAIQAKRWNNSKVGSPEIDQFRGVIDKFNAEYGIFITTSEFSRAAIEAAKAGSKVITLIDGEDIIELVKKYKIGIKTKLVKQIELDSFYFDEIEG is encoded by the coding sequence ATGAATTTTGAAGAAATGAATCGTTGGCAAAAAATGGGCATTTTAGAATCTGCTATTATTGATCAACTGCGTAAATTAGGCGGTAAAAGTTCACGTAAAAAATTAAGATCTGAATTGCGTGAGAATTTAGAAGCAATTCCAGAAGAAGCCTTTGATGAAAGAAAAATTGGGAAAAATGGTAGGCCTTATTGTCCGTTAGATATTATTATTCAATTTACTTTAAAGAATTTAGAAATCGCAGGTTTTATTTCTTTCCCTGAACGAGGACAATTAGCCTTAACAGAACGTGGAATCATTTGTGATCTCAACAATGTAATGGATAAAGAAGCTCAACAAAGAATTCACGAATATTGGACAACAAATAAAGGTAATAGAAAGAAAAATAGAGATGTAGAAGAACTTCAAAACTTTAATACGCCATTAAATATTGAATCCCACATTATGCCAGAAAAACATATTGATGAAATAGGCGATGATGATGAAGAGCTAGAAGAAGGCTGGGAAGCAGTGCTGAGAAATCGCTTAGCTGAAATGCAACCGCAAAAATTTGAGCTATTCTGCCGAAAAATCCTCGAAGAAATAGGTTTTGAAATGGATGAAAAATTAGGAGTAGTTGCATCAAGAGATGGTGGCATTGATGGCTACGGTTATTTTAGAAGTAATGATCTTAGAACTTCAAGAGTTGCAATCCAAGCTAAACGTTGGAACAATTCAAAAGTCGGATCGCCAGAAATTGATCAGTTCCGAGGTGTGATAGATAAATTCAATGCAGAGTATGGTATTTTTATCACAACATCAGAGTTTTCAAGAGCTGCGATAGAAGCAGCGAAAGCGGGTTCAAAAGTGATCACGTTAATTGATGGTGAAGACATTATCGAATTAGTGAAAAAATATAAAATTGGGATAAAAACAAAACTTGTTAAACAAATTGAGCTAGATTCTTTCTACTTTGATGAAATTGAGGGCTAA
- a CDS encoding PP2C family protein-serine/threonine phosphatase, protein MFNIYFTQQSAKHKKVNQDALFNGIEVYQYILKLADVVTLRQESVIIGIADGVSHSTNSQLASRFFMNQLKTCENLSASWLRYQHKLFCETYSEKYWGSATTFVACQINNDGLANLVNVGNSRAYKISANGKWQQISQDHTLISILKADGIAIEDVEYSGLYNGLESCLIVDFEETDFQIFSHTFYLQQEEVILLCSDGLTDFISEKVREQIWQQYENIEEKITAYRKYVKRQRFNDDFSVIVCRR, encoded by the coding sequence ATGTTTAATATTTATTTTACCCAACAATCGGCTAAACATAAAAAAGTCAACCAAGATGCATTATTTAATGGCATTGAGGTTTACCAATATATTTTGAAATTAGCAGACGTGGTAACGTTACGGCAAGAATCAGTAATAATCGGTATTGCTGATGGTGTTTCTCATAGCACAAACTCCCAGTTAGCAAGCCGATTTTTTATGAATCAATTAAAAACTTGCGAAAATCTTTCAGCTTCTTGGTTACGTTATCAACATAAATTATTTTGTGAAACTTATTCAGAAAAATATTGGGGCAGTGCCACCACATTTGTTGCTTGCCAAATTAACAATGATGGATTAGCTAATCTTGTTAATGTTGGGAATAGTCGTGCTTATAAAATTTCAGCAAATGGGAAATGGCAACAAATAAGCCAAGATCATACTTTAATTTCAATATTAAAAGCAGATGGAATCGCAATAGAGGATGTGGAGTATTCAGGTCTATATAATGGGTTAGAATCTTGCTTAATTGTGGATTTTGAAGAAACGGATTTTCAAATTTTTTCACACACCTTTTATTTACAACAAGAGGAAGTTATTTTGCTTTGTTCTGATGGGCTGACTGATTTTATCTCAGAAAAGGTCCGAGAACAGATTTGGCAACAATATGAAAATATTGAAGAAAAAATTACCGCTTATAGAAAGTATGTAAAACGACAAAGATTTAATGATGATTTCTCAGTGATTGTGTGTAGAAGATAA
- the rhuM gene encoding RhuM family protein → MTNPIEIYQAEDGSMQVEVRFENETVWLSQAQMAKIFETSTDNISLHLKNIFKEKELEEIRTTKDFSVVRLEGNRKVTRQVKHYNLDAIISVGYRVKSKSATQFRIWATTRLKDYLTKGYAINQKRLQQNAYELEQALALIQKTANSSELTIESGRGLVDIVSRYTHTFLWLQQYDEGLLIEPKVQVGGKLPTIEQTKQALHELKQQLMVRGEASELFGLERDNGLSAILGNLEQTVFGEPAYPSIEAKAAHLLYFVVKNHPFADGNKRSGAFLFVDFLHRNQRLFNQNNIPIINDTGLAALTLLVAESNPKQKETLIRLIMHMLKR, encoded by the coding sequence ATGACAAATCCAATCGAAATCTATCAAGCCGAAGACGGCTCAATGCAAGTTGAAGTTCGCTTTGAAAATGAAACAGTTTGGCTTTCACAAGCTCAAATGGCGAAGATTTTTGAAACCTCAACAGATAATATCAGTTTACATTTAAAGAATATTTTTAAGGAGAAAGAACTAGAAGAAATTCGAACTACCAAGGATTTCTCGGTAGTTCGATTGGAGGGTAATCGTAAAGTTACCAGACAAGTCAAACACTATAATCTTGATGCCATTATTTCTGTTGGCTATCGTGTAAAATCCAAATCCGCCACTCAATTCCGTATTTGGGCGACCACTCGTTTAAAAGATTATTTAACGAAAGGCTATGCCATTAATCAAAAACGTTTGCAACAAAATGCCTATGAATTGGAACAAGCCTTAGCTTTAATTCAAAAAACAGCAAACTCTTCGGAATTGACGATTGAAAGCGGGCGGGGGTTGGTCGATATTGTCAGTCGCTATACTCATACGTTTTTATGGTTGCAACAATATGATGAAGGATTGCTAATCGAACCTAAAGTTCAAGTCGGAGGAAAATTACCAACCATTGAACAAACTAAACAAGCATTACACGAATTAAAGCAACAATTAATGGTTCGAGGAGAAGCCTCCGAGTTATTCGGGCTTGAGAGAGATAACGGACTTTCCGCTATTTTAGGTAATCTTGAACAAACCGTATTCGGTGAACCGGCTTATCCAAGTATTGAGGCAAAAGCAGCACATTTACTCTACTTCGTCGTCAAAAATCACCCGTTTGCTGATGGAAATAAACGAAGTGGTGCTTTCTTATTTGTCGATTTTCTCCATAGAAATCAACGCTTATTTAATCAAAACAATATTCCGATTATTAACGATACCGGGCTTGCCGCTCTAACATTATTAGTTGCCGAATCCAATCCAAAGCAGAAAGAAACTTTAATTAGATTGATAATGCATATGTTAAAACGCTAA
- the prfB gene encoding peptide chain release factor 2 (programmed frameshift): protein MFELNPIKTQLADLTERTNVLRGYLDFDAKVERLEEVNAELEQPEIWNTPEKAQALGKERSALEMVVNTIRALDQGVEDVEGLIELAVEAEDEDTFNEAQAEANELEEKLAKLEFQRMFSGQHDAADCYVDLQAGSGGTEAQDWTEMLLRMYLRWAESKGFKTELIEVSDGDVAGLKSATVKITGEYAFGWLRTETGIHRLVRKSPFDSNNRRHTSFAAAFVYPEIDDDIDIEINPADLRIDVYRASGAGGQHVNKTESAVRITHIPSGIVVQCQNGRSQHQNKDQCMKQLKAKLYEMEMMKKNAEKQAMEESKSDIGWGSQIRSYVLDDSRIKDLRTGVENRNTQAVLDGDLDKFIEASLKAGL, encoded by the exons ATGTTTGAACTGAATCCAATTAAAACTCAATTAGCCGATTTAACTGAGCGTACCAACGTACTTCGGGGGTATCTT GACTTTGATGCCAAAGTCGAACGCTTAGAAGAAGTCAATGCTGAATTAGAACAGCCGGAAATCTGGAATACGCCGGAAAAAGCGCAAGCATTAGGTAAAGAACGCTCTGCATTAGAAATGGTGGTCAATACGATTCGAGCATTGGATCAAGGTGTGGAAGATGTTGAAGGCTTAATCGAATTAGCCGTAGAGGCGGAAGACGAAGATACGTTTAATGAAGCACAAGCTGAAGCCAACGAATTAGAAGAAAAATTAGCGAAGCTTGAATTTCAACGTATGTTTAGCGGTCAGCATGATGCGGCGGATTGTTATGTCGATTTACAAGCAGGTTCTGGCGGTACCGAAGCGCAAGACTGGACGGAAATGTTACTGCGAATGTATTTACGTTGGGCGGAAAGCAAAGGCTTTAAAACCGAATTAATTGAGGTGTCGGACGGTGATGTTGCCGGTTTAAAATCGGCAACCGTTAAAATTACCGGCGAATATGCGTTCGGTTGGTTACGTACCGAAACCGGTATTCACCGTTTAGTGCGTAAATCGCCATTTGATTCGAATAACCGCCGTCATACTTCGTTTGCTGCTGCCTTCGTTTATCCGGAAATCGATGACGATATTGATATCGAGATCAACCCAGCGGATTTACGTATTGATGTGTACCGTGCGTCCGGTGCGGGCGGTCAGCACGTTAATAAAACCGAATCGGCGGTACGTATTACCCATATTCCATCCGGTATTGTGGTGCAATGTCAGAACGGCCGTTCGCAACACCAAAACAAAGATCAATGTATGAAGCAGCTTAAAGCGAAATTATACGAGATGGAAATGATGAAGAAGAATGCGGAAAAACAAGCGATGGAAGAAAGTAAATCAGATATCGGTTGGGGCAGCCAAATTCGTTCATACGTATTAGATGATTCACGTATTAAAGATTTACGTACCGGTGTTGAAAACCGCAATACTCAAGCGGTGCTTGACGGTGATTTAGATAAATTTATTGAAGCCAGCCTTAAAGCAGGGCTTTAA
- a CDS encoding helix-turn-helix transcriptional regulator: protein MPKRPQNIHNTLFQLEILRRIPKGKGRYITAKQLHSQLEELGFDKDIRTVQRTLNILCAHFDIEKDDRDIQHAYRWKEQAKGLAISTLTAHESLLLMLAEEHLKNLLPANLMKSLKPFFDEARYQKQFGKETLEYKWLDKVSSVPTSQPLLPAKVSPDIFEAVSSALFENKLLNVEYQNQHGKKNKAQVMPLALVQQGGAMYLVVQYEGFENYRHLALHRIKKAAVSTFSFEYPKDFNLKHYQEQGNFGFGDGSMVKLTFSISHSAGFHLTETPLSKDQQILEETEAFYRIQATVPDNEMLTWWIRKFGTDIWDIEREAIWG, encoded by the coding sequence ATGCCTAAACGTCCCCAAAATATTCATAATACTCTTTTCCAATTGGAAATCTTACGTCGTATTCCAAAGGGAAAAGGGCGTTACATTACTGCAAAGCAATTACATTCCCAATTAGAAGAACTCGGTTTCGATAAAGATATTCGTACCGTACAGAGAACATTAAATATTTTATGTGCACATTTTGATATTGAAAAAGATGATCGTGATATTCAGCATGCTTATCGTTGGAAAGAACAAGCGAAAGGACTGGCAATTTCTACGTTAACTGCTCACGAATCTTTATTATTAATGTTGGCTGAGGAACATTTAAAGAATCTGTTGCCGGCGAATTTAATGAAATCCCTCAAACCGTTTTTTGATGAAGCACGTTATCAAAAACAATTTGGTAAAGAAACGCTTGAATATAAATGGTTGGATAAAGTTAGCAGCGTACCGACCAGCCAGCCATTGCTTCCTGCGAAAGTTTCTCCTGATATTTTTGAAGCAGTCAGTTCGGCATTATTTGAAAATAAATTATTGAATGTTGAATATCAAAATCAGCACGGTAAGAAAAATAAAGCGCAAGTGATGCCGCTTGCTTTGGTTCAACAAGGTGGTGCAATGTATTTAGTTGTGCAATATGAGGGGTTTGAAAATTATCGTCATCTTGCCTTACATCGTATTAAAAAAGCAGCAGTTTCGACTTTCAGTTTTGAATATCCGAAAGATTTTAATCTTAAACACTATCAAGAGCAGGGGAATTTCGGTTTTGGTGACGGTAGTATGGTCAAGCTGACTTTCTCTATTTCTCATTCGGCAGGTTTTCATTTAACTGAAACACCGCTTTCAAAAGATCAGCAAATTTTAGAAGAAACTGAAGCGTTTTACCGAATCCAAGCCACTGTTCCCGACAATGAAATGCTGACTTGGTGGATTCGTAAATTTGGAACGGATATTTGGGATATTGAAAGAGAGGCAATTTGGGGATAG
- a CDS encoding SIR2 family NAD-dependent protein deacylase has product MKNDLDYAISLLAKADGILITAGAGMSTDSGLPDFRSSGGLWNAYPPLEKFHLSFMQIATPKAYIERPDLSYWFWGHRLNQYRQTPPHEGYAILKAWAEKMPNGYFVYTSNVDGAFQKAGFSDERVYEIHGTIFRTQCFYNCNDESWVTDFQPITDDQQCRVLNKTPICPHCGEMARQNVLMFDDYLFCEQHYAPKEIALRDWLKQVKNLVVIELGAGKAIPTVRRFSESTAKAKKAGFIRINKLDAGVPKMHFLSLEMNILEALKMLNTMWQEKQNKTIKNSIKIQRLID; this is encoded by the coding sequence ATGAAAAACGATCTTGATTATGCGATTTCTTTGTTAGCCAAAGCAGATGGAATCTTAATTACGGCGGGTGCTGGAATGAGCACAGATTCAGGGTTACCTGATTTCCGTAGTTCAGGCGGATTATGGAATGCTTATCCGCCCTTAGAAAAATTTCATCTCTCTTTTATGCAAATCGCAACGCCAAAAGCATATATTGAACGACCCGATTTATCTTATTGGTTTTGGGGGCATCGTTTGAATCAATATCGCCAAACACCACCACACGAGGGATATGCAATTTTAAAAGCGTGGGCAGAAAAAATGCCGAATGGCTATTTTGTTTATACCAGCAATGTTGATGGTGCTTTTCAAAAGGCGGGCTTTTCAGATGAACGAGTGTATGAAATTCACGGCACAATTTTTCGTACGCAATGCTTTTATAACTGTAATGATGAAAGTTGGGTAACGGATTTTCAACCAATCACAGATGATCAGCAATGCCGAGTATTAAATAAAACACCAATTTGTCCCCATTGTGGGGAAATGGCTCGCCAAAACGTATTAATGTTTGATGATTATTTATTCTGCGAACAACATTATGCACCGAAAGAAATTGCACTGCGTGATTGGTTAAAGCAAGTAAAAAATTTGGTGGTTATTGAGCTTGGGGCAGGAAAAGCGATTCCCACAGTTCGCCGATTTTCTGAAAGCACAGCCAAAGCTAAAAAAGCTGGTTTTATTCGAATCAATAAACTGGATGCAGGCGTTCCAAAGATGCACTTTTTGAGTTTAGAAATGAATATTCTTGAAGCACTAAAAATGCTAAATACTATGTGGCAAGAAAAGCAAAATAAAACTATTAAAAATAGTATAAAAATACAACGCTTGATTGATTGA